GGGCCACAGCCCCTAACTTGTGACCGCCGGCCAGTGCGTAGTCGCGAATCGCGGCCTCCACCGTGGCCGCCGTCCAGTCGCCCGTAAGCGCGTTCAAAGCTTCGTGAGCGCCCCGTAGAATCTTGCGGGCGTCGTCATTGAGCACCAGTGCGGCCTTGTCGTCGATCGGCAGCGGCCGTGTGGCAAACAGGAAGGCTGCGCCATCGACCAGTTCGACCAACGTCTTGGCGCGCTCCTTCAAGCCCGGCAATGCGGTCAGCAGTTGCGCCTTGTTGTGGTCGTCCAGGCGTGCGGCCATTGCCGGACCGCCCTCGAGATAGGGCAAGGTGGCAATGAAGATATCGAACAGTTCGGCATCGGCCATGCGACGCATGTGCGCGCCGTTGATCGCCTCGAGCTTGGCGAAGTCGAAGCGGGCAGCGCCCTTGTTGACGTCGCCGATGTCGAACCAGGAGATCATGTCCTTGATGGACATGATCTCGTCATCGCCGTGGCTCCAGCCGAGGCGCGCCAGGTAGTTGAGAAGAGCCTCGGGCAGATAACCCATGGCACGATAGGCTTCGACGCCGAGCGCACCATGCCGCTTCGACAGCTTGGCGCCATCGGCGCCATGGATCAGCGGGATGTGCGACATCGACGGCACGTCCCAGCCCATGGCGTTGTAGATCACGGTCTGGCGGGCGGCATTGGTCAGGTGATCGTCACCACGGATGATATGGGTGACGCCCATGTCGTGGTCATCGACGACGACGGCATGCATGTAGGTCGGATTGCCGTCCGAGCGCAGGATGATGAAATCGTCGAGATCCTTGTTGGGGAATCGTACCTCGCCCTGCACGCGGTCGTGCACCACGGTTTCGCCCTCAGTCGGCGCCTTGATGCGGATGGCGCCCTTGACGCCGGGAGGTGCCTCGGACGGGGCGCGGTCGCGCCACTGGCCATTGTAGCGCGGCGGCAGACCCTTGGCACGCGCCGCCTCGCGCATCGCCTCGAGCTCGGCGGGTGTCTCGTAGCTGTAGTAGGCCTTGCCCATGCGCACGAGCTCTTCTGCCACCTCGCGGTGGCGCGGCGCGCGCTCGAATTGCGACACGGCCTCACCATCCCAGGAAAGGCCGAGCCAGGTGAGCCCATCGAGAATGGCCGCCGTCGCCGCGTCGCTGGAACGTTCGCGGTCGGTATCCTCGATACGCAGCACCATCGTGCCGCCGGTATGCTTGGCATACAGCCAGTTGAACAGCGCCGTGCGGGCGCCACCAATATGCAGGTAGCCGGTGGGCGAGGGAGCAAAGCGTGTGATGACCTTGTCGGACATGGGACTCTCGGAAGGCGTGTGAGGCTTGTCTGGTTTCGCGGACTTTCGCGCGTTGCGCGTTCATGTAGCATAGGAGGTCGAGGGCGCAAGGGGCAGACCCGATGGCTGGAGGAAGCCGGGGTACCGACGAGAGCGAGGATGCCGTCACCGGCGTCAGCGAATGGTTACTATTTGCACCCACCGTGGCGGTTCCGCCGACGCCGGTGGCGCCACCCCTATCGCGTCCCGGTGACGATCGTGCGCCTCCTGCCATACCCTCGGCAAATCCAGTTCCGGAGGCCGGTGCTGTCGTGCGTTTGCACCGGCAGTTCGGCCGCCTTTCGTTATCCGGTTTCCGCGGCATGGTGGTGTCCGCAGCCAACCTTGAGCTTGATCGCGGCGTTGCCTTTCTGTTGGTGCCGGTATTCCTTGCACTCGGCGTGATCGGATACTTTTCGCTGGGTGAGGAACCCGGTTTTCCGAAGATTGTCGCTGTCGTTTTCCTGGCGGCATCATGCGCATTCGTCTCGCGATCCTACCGCAAAACCCATTTGTGTTTCATGATGGCGCTGCTTTGCGCGCTGGGTGTGCTTGCCGCCAAGGTTGAGACATGGCGCGCCGGAACGCAGATCCTCGGTTCCGAAATCTCGACGCGACTGACGGGGCGTGTCGTCTCGCTCGACCAGATGCCGAATGGCCGCGTCCGGCTGACGATCGATGTTCTCTCGACGACAAGACCGACCCTGCGCTACGCGCCCGAACGGGTCCGCCTTTCCGCGCGAAAAATACCCTCCGACATGACCGCCGGTTCCCAAGTCGCGGGCTATGTTCGGCTGTTGCCACCCACCGGTCCGGTCCGTCCGGACAGTTATGACTTCTCGTTTGACAGCTATTTCACCGGCATTGGCGCCAGCGGCTTCTTCCTCAGCAATCCGACGATCGTTCCTTCCGACGATATGCCGTTTGCGGCGCGGCTTGGGTCGTCGATCGAAAACGCGCGCGAAACCATCGCCGATCATATCCGCACCAGCATCGGTGGCGCCGAGGGCGAGATTGCCGCCGCGCTTATCGTCGGCGTTCGTGCCGGAATCCCCGAAGAGATCAACGAGGCGATGCGGCGCACCGGCATCTATCATGTCATCTCCATTTCAGGACTTCACATGGCGCTGGTTGCCGGCACGATCATGCTGCTGCTGCGCGGTTCATTCGCCTTGTTTCCGGATTTCTCCTCGCGCCGTCCGGTCAAGAAATACGCAGCCGCGGCCGCGCTTGTCTCGATCGCCGCCTTTCTCGTGATTTCCGGCATTGTGGTCGCGGCTGAGCGCAGTTTCATCATGCTTTCGGTCATGCTTGTCGCTGTGCTGTTCGATCGGGCGGCATTGACCATACGCAATCTCGCAATCTCAGCCATTGCCGTTATCGTCGTCTCGCCGCACGAGGTGGTCGGCCCCAGTTTCCAGATGTCCTTTGCGGCGACCGCTGCTCTCGTTGGTGCCTATGCCGGCTGGTCCGACTATCGCGCGCGCAAGGTCAGCACGCCGCCGCCGCGACGATCTCTGCCCGGCTTCCTCATGCGAAAACTGCTGCTGGCGACCGGAGGCCTCGCCATGACGTCCATCATAGCTGGAAGCGCGACGGCACTCTTTGCGATCTGGCATTTCCAGCGGGTGTCACCGTTCAGCCTGTTTGCCAATCTGGCCATCATGCCGATCGTGTCGGTGATCGTCATGCCCTTTGCGGTCTTCAGTTCGCTGGCCATGCCATTCGGAGCGGATGGGCCGTTCCTCTATGTCATGGGCAAGGGGCTGACAGCGATGATCGCGCTGTCAGCCTGGTTCTCTGAACGTTCGCCGATCGACGCGGTCGGGTTGATTTCGCTGCAATCGGTCTTGCTGGTGACAGTCGCCCTGATCATCGCGACGATGGCGACAACCTGGCTGCGGCTGGCGTCACTGCCTTTCGCGCTTGCCGGCCTGCTGACGATTTCCGACACGCGCGCGCCGGATGTACTGATTTCGGAAGATGCGCGGCTGGTGGCGTTGCCGATCGGCGGTGGCGAACTTGCAGTGAGCCGCGAGCGCCCCAACGAATTCACGGCGGACAACTGGAAGCGTGCGCTGCAATCCGAAACCATCATCAAGCCGGAGAGCTTCGGCCAAAGCGATCCACAATTCGACATCGCTGATGCCGCTGATCTGCCGCCGGGCGCGCCATTCTCATTCTATTGCAGTGACGATCTATGCGTTGCCCGACACCCGTCCGGCGCGATCGTTGTTTATGTGGAGGATCGCAAGAAAGCTTGGAAAGCCTGTCGTTTTGCTGATCTGATCGTCATCAACGACGCGACAGGCTACGACCCTTGCCGCAATCCGACGGTCCTCGTCGTCACCAAACGACAACTCGCCCGCACGGGAAGTGCCGCCGTCTTCTTCGACCCGCAATCAGCGACTTCGCGACCGAAAATAAGCTTCGCGGTCGACAGACCGTACCGGCCTTGGCACCAGCAACGAAAATTCTCACGCGAGGCGAGGGGGCTGCCGCCCTATCGCAAGCCCGACAAACCCGTTGCTGCGCCGGCTCAATAACGCCGGATCAGTCCGACGAGCTTGCCTTGCACCTTGACGCGGTCGGGTCCGAAGATCCGGGTTTCGTAGGCAGGGTTGGCGGCCTCCAAGGCGATCGAGGCGCCTTTGCGGCGGAAGCGTTTCAGCGTCGCTTCTTCATCGTCGACCAGCGCCACGACGATCTCGCCGGGACTTGCGGTGTCGGCGTTGCGGATGATGACAGTATCGCCGTCGAAGATGCCAGCCTCGATCATCGAATCGCCCTTGACCTCCAGCGCATAGTGGTCGCCGCCCATGATCATGTCTGGCGGCACCGAGATGGAATGGGTCTGGTGCTGGATGGCATCGATCGGCACACCGGCGGCGATGCGGCCCATCACCGGGATGGATATCGCGGAGACCGCGTCATCGTCATTGCCAGCGGAAGGCATGCGGGTGGGGGCTGGCTTGATCTGTCGACCCAGGCTGCCCTGGATGACGCTCGGTGAAAATTTGCGCGCCGCGTTGAGGCCGGGTGCAATGGAATCGGGAAGACGCAGCACTTCCAGCGCACGAGCCCTGTTGGGTAGCCGGCGAATGAACCCGCGCTCTTCCAGCGCAGTGATCAGCCGGTGAATTCCGGACTTGGAAGCGAGGTCGAGCGCTTCCTTCATTTCGTCGAACGACGGGGGAATTCCGCTTTCCTTCAGCCGTTCATGGATGAACATCAGAAGTTCATGTTGC
The nucleotide sequence above comes from Mesorhizobium shangrilense. Encoded proteins:
- a CDS encoding ComEC/Rec2 family competence protein; the encoded protein is MAGGSRGTDESEDAVTGVSEWLLFAPTVAVPPTPVAPPLSRPGDDRAPPAIPSANPVPEAGAVVRLHRQFGRLSLSGFRGMVVSAANLELDRGVAFLLVPVFLALGVIGYFSLGEEPGFPKIVAVVFLAASCAFVSRSYRKTHLCFMMALLCALGVLAAKVETWRAGTQILGSEISTRLTGRVVSLDQMPNGRVRLTIDVLSTTRPTLRYAPERVRLSARKIPSDMTAGSQVAGYVRLLPPTGPVRPDSYDFSFDSYFTGIGASGFFLSNPTIVPSDDMPFAARLGSSIENARETIADHIRTSIGGAEGEIAAALIVGVRAGIPEEINEAMRRTGIYHVISISGLHMALVAGTIMLLLRGSFALFPDFSSRRPVKKYAAAAALVSIAAFLVISGIVVAAERSFIMLSVMLVAVLFDRAALTIRNLAISAIAVIVVSPHEVVGPSFQMSFAATAALVGAYAGWSDYRARKVSTPPPRRSLPGFLMRKLLLATGGLAMTSIIAGSATALFAIWHFQRVSPFSLFANLAIMPIVSVIVMPFAVFSSLAMPFGADGPFLYVMGKGLTAMIALSAWFSERSPIDAVGLISLQSVLLVTVALIIATMATTWLRLASLPFALAGLLTISDTRAPDVLISEDARLVALPIGGGELAVSRERPNEFTADNWKRALQSETIIKPESFGQSDPQFDIADAADLPPGAPFSFYCSDDLCVARHPSGAIVVYVEDRKKAWKACRFADLIVINDATGYDPCRNPTVLVVTKRQLARTGSAAVFFDPQSATSRPKISFAVDRPYRPWHQQRKFSREARGLPPYRKPDKPVAAPAQ
- the gltX gene encoding glutamate--tRNA ligase, with product MSDKVITRFAPSPTGYLHIGGARTALFNWLYAKHTGGTMVLRIEDTDRERSSDAATAAILDGLTWLGLSWDGEAVSQFERAPRHREVAEELVRMGKAYYSYETPAELEAMREAARAKGLPPRYNGQWRDRAPSEAPPGVKGAIRIKAPTEGETVVHDRVQGEVRFPNKDLDDFIILRSDGNPTYMHAVVVDDHDMGVTHIIRGDDHLTNAARQTVIYNAMGWDVPSMSHIPLIHGADGAKLSKRHGALGVEAYRAMGYLPEALLNYLARLGWSHGDDEIMSIKDMISWFDIGDVNKGAARFDFAKLEAINGAHMRRMADAELFDIFIATLPYLEGGPAMAARLDDHNKAQLLTALPGLKERAKTLVELVDGAAFLFATRPLPIDDKAALVLNDDARKILRGAHEALNALTGDWTAATVEAAIRDYALAGGHKLGAVAQPLRAALTGKSTSPGVFDVLAVLGREESLARIADQID
- the lexA gene encoding transcriptional repressor LexA, producing the protein MLTRKQHELLMFIHERLKESGIPPSFDEMKEALDLASKSGIHRLITALEERGFIRRLPNRARALEVLRLPDSIAPGLNAARKFSPSVIQGSLGRQIKPAPTRMPSAGNDDDAVSAISIPVMGRIAAGVPIDAIQHQTHSISVPPDMIMGGDHYALEVKGDSMIEAGIFDGDTVIIRNADTASPGEIVVALVDDEEATLKRFRRKGASIALEAANPAYETRIFGPDRVKVQGKLVGLIRRY